In a genomic window of Quercus lobata isolate SW786 chromosome 4, ValleyOak3.0 Primary Assembly, whole genome shotgun sequence:
- the LOC115986272 gene encoding uncharacterized protein LOC115986272, producing the protein MDPLKYLFKKPLLSGILSRWLILLVEFNLKYVAKKTIKGSIMTDFCAENPIEGQDGKEDFPDEDILDIELRIWKMYFDGVVNQYWNGIGILLITLEGSHIPLAIKLNFEATNNMAEYEACIAEMEALRESGVKEAKVFGNSTLVITQAQKLWKVKEEHLKPHKQHLEDLTKNFDKIEYTIIPRA; encoded by the coding sequence ATGGACCCATTGAAGTATCTCTTTAAGAAGCCCCTTTTGAGTGGAATATTGTCAAGATGGTTAATTTTGTTGGTGGAATTCAATTTGAAGTATGTAGCCAAAAAAACTATCAAGGGAAGTATCATGACAGATTTTTGTGCTGAGAACCCTATAGAGGGGCAAGATGGTAAAGAGGATTTTCCGGATGAAGATATTTTGGATATTGAGTTAAGGATATGGAAGATGTACTTTGACGGAGTTGTAAACCAATATTGGAATGGGATAGGGATACTCTTGATCACTCTCGAGGGGTCTCACATACCTTTGGCAATCAAATTGAACTTTGAAGCAACTAACAACATGGCTGAATATGAGGCTTGCATTGCCGAAATGGAAGCTCTTCGAGAATCGGGAGTAAAGGAGGCCAAAGTCTTTGGGAATTCAACTTTGGTTATAACCCAAGCACAAAAGTTGTGGAAAGTGAAGGAAGAACATTTGAAGCCTCATAAACAACACTTAGAGGACTTGACCAAGAACTTTGACAAGATTGAGTACACAATCATCCCTAGAGCTTAG